The Microbacterium sp. Nx66 genome contains a region encoding:
- a CDS encoding polyphosphate kinase 2 family protein, which translates to MNAHTWTQNLRVRPGFRLADVDPESKPGYDHGKSRGTADLEAGLEQLNDLQERLFAESRVGTAQDAVLLVLQAMDSAGKGGIVRHVVGGVDPQGVALAAFKAPTEEERRHDFLWRVEKRLPEPGFIGVFDRSHYEDVLIGRVRQLADPAEIERRYDAINAFEERIAASGVRIVKVMLHISPEEQKARLMERLERPDKHWKYNPGDVDERMLWPQYMEAYQTVFDRTSTEAAPWYVVPANAKWYARLAVQELLLAALEDIDPQWPVADFDVEAEKKRLAAS; encoded by the coding sequence ATGAACGCGCACACCTGGACGCAGAACCTGCGGGTGCGGCCCGGCTTCCGCCTCGCCGACGTCGACCCCGAGAGCAAGCCCGGCTACGACCACGGCAAGTCCCGCGGCACGGCCGACCTCGAAGCGGGTCTCGAGCAGCTGAACGACCTGCAGGAGCGGCTGTTCGCCGAGAGCCGGGTGGGCACGGCGCAGGATGCGGTGCTGCTCGTCCTGCAGGCGATGGACTCCGCGGGCAAGGGCGGCATCGTGCGGCACGTGGTCGGCGGTGTCGATCCGCAGGGCGTGGCGCTGGCGGCGTTCAAGGCGCCGACGGAGGAGGAACGCCGGCACGACTTCCTGTGGCGGGTCGAGAAGCGGCTCCCGGAGCCCGGGTTCATCGGGGTGTTCGACCGCTCGCACTACGAGGACGTGCTCATCGGACGGGTGCGGCAGCTGGCCGATCCCGCGGAGATCGAACGCCGCTACGACGCGATCAACGCGTTCGAGGAGCGCATCGCGGCCTCCGGCGTCCGCATCGTCAAGGTCATGCTGCACATCTCGCCGGAGGAGCAGAAGGCGCGGCTCATGGAGCGTCTGGAACGCCCGGACAAGCACTGGAAGTACAACCCGGGCGATGTCGACGAGCGGATGCTCTGGCCGCAGTACATGGAGGCGTACCAGACCGTCTTCGACCGCACGTCGACGGAGGCCGCTCCCTGGTACGTCGTGCCGGCGAACGCGAAATGGTACGCCCGGCTGGCCGTGCAGGAGCTGCTGCTCGCCGCCCTCGAGGACATCGATCCCCAGTGGCCGGTCGCCGACTTCGATGTCGAGGCCGAGAAGAAGCGCCTCGCCGCGAGCTGA